From a single Larimichthys crocea isolate SSNF chromosome XIII, L_crocea_2.0, whole genome shotgun sequence genomic region:
- the LOC104922293 gene encoding pregnancy-specific beta-1-glycoprotein 8-like, with protein sequence MEPVSNVVVTVSNTDLVEFNSSVRLSCSSSGSSRSFLWLNSSSEVTASDRVQLTDGNSTLTIVSVTRYDQGPFRCHVSNPVSSVTSGPILLSIYGRISSASVTSTSTQPIEGTSFNLTCEAAGSVVNRKWKKGDSYVLPDHIKFYDNNRVLSFQPLKKTDNGEYSCEISNPVSSDTAKYIMTVIYGPENVQTAGPSEIRLNQTLTLICSAESTPAASYTWNLNGTEIRNSAVFIKVITKLSDSGQYTCEARNIITGKTSSAVHGLTVTALPDKPSSCSAGCIAGIVIACLVIL encoded by the exons ATGG AGCCAGTCTCCAATGTGGTGGTAACTGTCAGTAACACAGACTTGGTGGAGTTCAACagctctgtccgtctgtcctgctcctcctctggatCCTCTCGCTCTTTCCTCTGGTtgaacagcagctctgaggttACAGCCAGTGACAGAGTTCAGCTCACTGATGGAAACTCCACTCTCACTATAGTCAGTGTGACCCGCTATGACCAGGGACCATTCAGGTGTCATGTGTCCAACCCTGTAAGCTCTGTCACCAGTGGGCCAATACTCCTCTCCATCTACG GGAGAATATCAAGTGCTTCTGTCACATCAACATCAACTCAGCCGATTGAGGGGACGTCCTTCAACTTAACCTGTGAGGCTGCCGGCTCTGTCGTTAACAGAAAGTGGAAGAAGGGTGACTCATATGTGCTGCCTGACCACATTAAATTTTACGACAACAACAGAGTGCTGTCCTTCCAACCTCTAAAGAAAACAGACAATGGAGAATATTCCTGTGAAATCAGCAACCCTGTCAGCAGCGATACAGCTAAATACATCATGACTGTTATCT ATGGGCCAGAAAATGTTCAAACCGCAGGTCCAAGTGAGATACGTCTTAATCAGACCTTAACATTAATCTGCTCTGCTGAGTCCACACCAGCTGCAAGTTACACCTGGAACCTGAATGGGACAGAGATACGCAATTCTGCTGTGTTCATTAAAGTCATCACTAAACTTTCTGACAGTGGCCAATACACCTGTGAAGCCAGGAATATCATAACTGGGAAAACATCAAGTGCAGTGCATGGACTGACTGTAACAG CCCTCCCAGACAAACCATCAAGCTGTTCAGCTGGCTGCATCGCTGGAATAGTAATCGCATGTTTGGTCATTCTGTGA